The proteins below come from a single Triticum aestivum cultivar Chinese Spring chromosome 5D, IWGSC CS RefSeq v2.1, whole genome shotgun sequence genomic window:
- the LOC123122437 gene encoding uncharacterized protein, whose amino-acid sequence MTPTEGSSMANRTALGDDQEEKIRTSRPMSWFPPHDPHDCGDPPPKSVVLDTLVYADDRTNASTAEGFTSNGAAIRLTFWPAHPPLISYFTVHLPTLLQDGPATSLLLLPRLVRTDGDLALFRVIIGSSYIDRDHNNYIIYRAGVNKLEVLPTHPTRLFADRSVALLRCPDDGRFLVANLRSTFDLGQYALDLFDSRSGTWNTRSMRTEPPHKDCYYSTPTKVIALGGDRGSVGWVDLWNGILIGDLLPGGDGDDNNVLRFIRLPVLLAPNKMDPFCLTCDRDVSVGRDGSIKYLEVWTHPVPGSTYISEDWGAAILTWLESKKKWHIDLKLKASDIIVDETHSQLLPQHDVKDTTKNATLSRLHTGHPTLSLHDDDVVYIMAKVYHMDYDLWMLAVDMRNKTLKGVAALTSKRSLGFRFMYLQSDLSNHLVATSENTEVFNLPPKSKRETGGGSRSRQNKMKQKFEGGNTNERRILLKLPSNNLGRLLLTAVVWNKKNRS is encoded by the exons ATGACTCCGACTGAGGGATCCTCCATGGCCAATCGTACTGCACTCGGTGACGACCAAGAGGAGAAGATACGGACCTCCCGCCCCATGTCCTGGTTCCCTCCGCACGACCCCCACGACTGCGGCGATCCTCCCCCAAAGTCGGTCGTCCTCGACACCCTGGTCTACGCCGACGACCGCACCAACGCCTCCACCGCCGAGGGCTTCACTAGCAACGGCGCCGCCATCCGCCTCACCTTCTGGCCCGCGCATCCGCCGCTCATCTCCTACTTCACCGTCCACCTACCCACCCTCCTCCAGGACGGACCCGCCACCTCGCTCCTCCTTCTGCCACGCCTTGTCCGCACCGACGGCGACCTCGCCCTCTTCCGCGTCATCATCGGCTCTTCATACATCGACCGGGACCACAACAACTACATCATCTACCGTGCCGGCGTCAACAAGCTTGAGGTGCTCCCCACCCACCCCACCCGCTTGTTCGCCGACCGGTCAGTTGCCCTCCTGCGCTGCCCCGACGACGGCAGGTTCTTGGTCGCCAATCTCCGTTCAACTTTCGACCTTGGGCAGTACGCCCTCGACCTGTTTGACTCCCGGTCAGGCACATGGAACACCAGGTCCATGCGTACAGAACCTCCACACAAGGACTGCTACTACAGCACTCCGACCAAGGTGATCGCCCTCGGTGGCGATCGCGGTTCAGTCGGCTGGGTCGACCTATGGAATGGCATCCTCATCGGTGATCTGCTccccggcggcgacggcgatgacaACAACGTCCTCCGCTTCATCCGTTTGCCCGTGCTTTTGGCGCCCAACAAGATGGACCCGTTCTGTTTGACCTGTGACCGGGACGTCTCTGTCGGCAGAGATGGCTCCATCAAATACTTAGAGGTGTGGACTCATCCTGTCCCTGGCTCGACCTACATCTCCGAGGACTGGGGTGCTGCCATACTGACATGGCTGGAGTCCAAGAAGAAGTGGCACATCGACCTCAAGCTCAAAGCCTCGGACATCATCGTGGACGAGACTCACTCCCAGTTGCTTCCTCAGCATGATGTCAAGGACACAACGAAGAATGCAACCTTGAGCAGACTTCACACAGGGCATCCTACTCTCAGCTtgcatgatgatgatgttgtttacatCATGGCCAAGGTTTACCACATGGACTACGACTTGTGGATGCTTGCTGTTGACATGAGGAACAAGACTCTGAAAGGAGTGGCTGCTCTCACCAGTAAAAGAAGCTTGGGTTTTAGATTCATGTACCTGCAAAGTGACCTCTCCAACCATCTGGTGGCCACAAGCGAAAACACCGAGGTCTTCAACCTTCCGCCCAAAAGCAAAAG GGAAACGGGGGGTGGTTCTAGGTCTCGTCAAAATAAAATGAAGCAGAAATTTGAAGGTGGAAACACAAATG AAAGAAGAATCCTTCTAAAACTGCCAAGCAACAACCTGGGAAGACTCTTGCTAACAGCTGTCGTGTGGAACAAGAAGAACAGGAGCTGA
- the LOC123125318 gene encoding uncharacterized protein: MARAESSARRACKQEACSTGPAARRLDVGLERSSAELRRRVRHQQASVGGCDGSRRRRRGARCADYAGHIPYSVGYDHSYDPDNEMSNSDCLEESSTCSDDESVSRRKKVLEYSAFSRRRLSNLSRGNSQFFVRTLISKSRIKG; encoded by the exons ATGGCGCGCGCCGAGTCCTCCGCGAGGAGAGCTTGTAAGCAGGAGGCGTGCTCCACAGGGCCGGCTGCACGCAGGTTAGACGTCGGTTTGGAGAGGAGCTCGGCGGAGCTGCGCCGTCGTGTTCGCCACCAGCAAGCTTCAGTCGGTGGGTGCGACGGCAGTCGTCGGCGCCGTCGGGGCGCAAG GTGTGCAGATTATGCAGGTCATATACCTTACAGCGTTGGCTATGACCACAGCTACGATCCTGATAATGAAATGTCAAACAGCGACTGTCTGGAGGAGAGTAGCACATGCAGTGATGAT GAATctgtgtccaggaggaagaagGTGTTAGAGTATTCAGCTTTTTCAAGAAGGAG GCTCTCAAATCTCTCAAGAGGGAATTCTCAATTTTTTGTCAGAACGCTAATATCAAAGTCGAG AATAAAAGGCTAA